A genomic window from Prunus persica cultivar Lovell chromosome G2, Prunus_persica_NCBIv2, whole genome shotgun sequence includes:
- the LOC18787089 gene encoding LOW QUALITY PROTEIN: eukaryotic translation initiation factor 5B (The sequence of the model RefSeq protein was modified relative to this genomic sequence to represent the inferred CDS: inserted 2 bases in 2 codons; deleted 2 bases in 1 codon; substituted 1 base at 1 genomic stop codon), with product MGIDGRGLESVDTSNSVIFIGKKKSSKKKDNCNIFTALSEQAGVRSDVMDVVEPEKSSTGTGKVEALDSEVMKSKEVPETSKSRKKKKTGRTAQEDVLDKILSELGDGCSTSKLAALPKQEEKVEVEPDLVASVDGSAEKDGEEVPPAVLSAAAKKKKKKKEKXKEKKAAAGDATSSVDVRDENHEETEIKRTEPKTNQVKGKAAEKKVPKHVREMQEALARRNEQEDRRRREEEERQRREEEERIRLEELERQREDARRRKREREREKLLKKRLEGKPMTAKEKEEARRLEAMRNQILANATESLPLPTTDHEKPANRPLIQKKKSKPAAIAPNGVAPAKAVENNGMEGEAEEEIDDVDEWDAKSWDDSAVNLSLKHGFSDEEIDSKPEPVVKKHIKSAGAKPTVSAQKNVPTQSIKSQNVENKKKSRKEDVVVEKETATSDAAHKESEDNLRSPICCIMGHVDTGKTKLLDCIRGTNVQEGEAGGITQQIGATYFPAENIRERTKELKADVKLKVPGLLVIDTPGHESFTNLRSRGSGLCDIAVLVVDIMHGLEPQTIESLNLLKMRNTKFIVALNKMRFIMVDRLYGWKTCCNAPIEKAMKQQSKDVKIQFETQLVQVISVVIFLLCPDNLVCEYSSGEGIPDLLLVLAKXTEKTMVENLTYRNEMQCTVLEVKVIEGLGTTIDVVLVNGVLHEGDQIVVCGIQGPIVTSIRALLTPHPMNELRVKGTYQNHRAIKGAQGIKITAPCLEHAIAGAALYVVGPHDDLEEVNETAMGDMKSVLSRIDKSGEGVCVQASTLGSLEALLEFLKTPEVNIPVSGISKGTVHKKDVMKASVMLEKKKEFATILAFDVKVTPEAWKLADDLGVKMFMADIIYHLFDQFKGYINNLKEEKKKESADEAVFPSMIKILPNSVFNKKDPIXLGVDVLEGILKVGTPICFPQRDFITIGRIASIKINHRPVDIAKKGIKVSIKIVGTNPDEQQKMYGRHFGIEDELVSHISRRSIDALKANYRGRKMSYLLTTLTKKQEVDSLIRSTIDKVLVLRFGRASDSVCLLLDDILDKTAREVSKFAAIALVDIDSEDIQVYAKYFDITLIPSTVFFFNAHHMKMDSGTADHTKWVGAFQQKQDFIDVVEAIFRGAMKGKLIVSCPLPPERIPKYQLLYKDV from the exons ATGGGGATTGATGGTCGAGGTTTGGAATCTGTTGATACATCAAACAGTGTAATATTCATaggtaagaagaaatcatccaaaaagaaagacaatTGTAATATTTTTACTGCACTGAGTGAACAAGCTGGGGTTAGGAGTGACGTTATGGATGTAGTTGAACCAGAAAAATCAAGTACGGGAACTGGTAAAGTCGAAGCTCTTGATTCTGAAGTTATGAAGAGTAAAGAGGTTCCAGAAACTTCGAAAagtaggaaaaagaagaagactggAAGGACTGCTCAAGAAGATGTTTTGGATAAGATTCTTTCTGAGCTAGGTGATGGGTGTTCGACATCGAAACTTGCTGCTCTGCCTAAGCAAGAGGAGAAAGTCGAGGTTGAACCTGATCTAGTTGCCTCAGTCGATGGTTCGGCTGAGAAGGATGGTGAAGAAGTTCCTCCTGCTGTGCTGTCTGCGGcagcaaagaagaagaaaaagaagaaggagaagtaaaaggagaaaaaggcAGCTGCAGGGGATGCTACTTCTTCTGTGGATGTTAGGGATGAAAACCATgaagaaacagaaattaaAAGGACAGAACCCAAGACAAATCAGGTGAAAGGTAAAGCAGCAGAAAAGAAAGTGCCAAAGCATGTTAGAGAGATGCAAGAGGCCCTTGCTAGGCGAAATGAACAGgaagatagaagaagaagggaagaagaggagagacagaggagagaagaagaggagcgGATTAGGCTGGAAGAACTTGAGAGGCAAAGGGAGGATGCCAGACGT AGgaaaagggaaagagaaagggagaaacTACTAAAGAAGAGACTGGAAGGCAAGCCTATGActgcaaaggaaaaagaagaagcccgTCGGCTGGAGGCAATGAGAAACCAGATACTTGCTAATGCAACAGAGAGTTTGCCTCTCCCTACCACAGACCATGAGAAACCGGCTAATAGACCCTTGATTCAGAAAAAGAAGTCAAAACCAGCAGCCATCGCTCCAAATGGTGTGGCTCCTGCAAAGGCAGTGGAAaac AATGGAATGGAAggagaagcagaagaagaaattgatgatgttgatgaATGGGATGCAAAGAGCTGGGATGATTCTGCTGTTAATCTTTCTCTTAAACATGGATTTTCTGATGAAGAGATTGACTCTAAGCCTGAACCTGTTGTGAAAAAACACATAAAGAGTGCAGGTGCCAAGCCAACAGTTTCTGCCCAGAAAAATGTTCCTACTCAATCAATAAAATCTCAGAATGTtgagaataagaaaaaaagtagGAAGGAAGATGTTGTTGTTGAAAAAGAAACAGCAACTTCAGATGCTGCCCACAAAGAGAGTGAGGATAACCTTCGTTCACCTATTTGCTGCATTATGGGCCATGTGGATACTGGTAAAACTAAGCTATTAGATTGTATACGAGGCACAAATGTTCAGGAAGGTGAGGCTGGAGGTATTACTCAACAAATTGGTGCAACATATTTTCCTGCTGAGAACATCCGTGAGAGAACTAAGGAACTGAAAGCTGATGTGAAGCTGAAGGTCCCAGGTCTTTTGGTCATTGATACCCCTGGTCATGAGTCATTCACTAATTTACGGTCACGAGGTTCAGGTTTATGTGATATTGCTGTTTTGGTTGTTGACATTATGCATGGCTTAGAGCCTCAAACAATAGAGTCACTCAATCTTTTGAAAATGAGGAATACAAAGTTCATTGTTGCATTGAATAAGATGAGGTTTATTATG GTGGACAGACTATACGGGTGGAAAACCTGTTGTAACGCACCGATTGAGAAGGCAATGAAGCAGCAATCAAAGGATGTAAAAATACAGTTCGAAACCCAGCTTGTACAG GTTATTTCAGTGGTTATCTTTCTGCTGTGTCCTGATAATTTGGTTTGTGAATATTCCAGCGGTGAAGGGATTCCAGATTTGTTATTAGTGTTGGCTA TTACAGAGAAAACTATGGTTGAGAACCTTACTTACAGAAATGAAATGCAG TGCACTGTGTTGGAGGTTAAGGTTATTGAAGGCCTTGGGACAACAATTGATGTTGTACTGGTTAATGGCGTGCTTCATGAAGGAGATCAAATTGTTGTTTGCGGCATACAG GGACCTATTGTTACTTCAATTCGAGCTTTATTGACACCGCATCcgatgaacgaacttcgtgtgaag GGAACGTATCAGAATCATCGTGCAATCAAGGGCGCACAGGGTATCAAAATCACAGCACCG TGTCTTGAGCATGCTATTGCTGGTGCTGCTCTATATGTGGTAGGGCCTCATGATGATTTGGAAGAGGTCAACGAAACAGCTATGGGAGACATGAAGTCAGTCTTGAGCAGGATTGACAAGAGTGGTGAGGGAGTTTGCGTACAAGCATCTACTCTAGGCTCCTTGGAAGCATTGCTAGAGTTTCTGAAGACCCCAGAAGTTAATATTCCTGTTAGTGGTATTAGTAAAGGCACTGTACATAAAAAGGATGTCATGAAGGCCAGTGTAATgcttgaaaagaagaaagagtttGCCACCATTTTGGCATTTGATGTCAAAGTGACACCAGAGGCCTGGAAACTTGCAGATGATTTGGGTGTGAAGATGTTTATGGCTGATATCATCTATCACTTATTCGATCAATTTAAGGGCTATATCAACAATCTCaaggaggaaaagaagaaggaatctGCTGATGAAGCTGTCTTTCCTTCTATGATCAAGATTTTACCAAACTCTGTTTTCAACAAGAAGGATCCAA CTCTTGGGGTTGATGTTCTTGAAGGCATTTTAAAG GTTGGAACTCCAATTTGTTTTCCTCAAAGAGATTTTATTACTATTGGGCGCATCGCATCCATAAAAATTAACCACAGACCTGTTGATATAGCGAAAAAGGGGATAAAGGTATCCATTAAG ATAGTTGGGACGAATCCTGATGAGCAGCAAAAGATGTATGGTAG GCATTTTGGAATTGAAGATGAACTTGTCAGCCATATCTCAAGGAGGTCGATTGATGCACTGAAAGCGAATTACCGG GGGAGGAAGATGAGCTACCTATTGACGACGCTGACGAAGAAGCAAGAGGTGGATTCTCTCATTAGATCTACCATCGACAAAGTCCTCGTCCTCCGCTTCGGCCGAGCTTCCGATTCCGTCTGCCTCCTCCTCGACGACATCCTCGACAAAACGGCGCGAGAGGTCTCAAAGTTCGCAGCAATTGCGCTCGTCGATATCGATTCTGAGGACATTCAAGTCTACGCCAAATACTTCGACATCACTCTGATTCCATCGACGGTGTTCTTCTTCAATGCCCACCACATGAAGATGGACTCGGGAACAGCGGATCACACCAAATGGGTCGGTGCGTTTCAGCAAAAACAGGACTTCATTGATGTCGTGGAGGCGATTTTTAGAGGAGCTATGAAAGGGAAGCTGATCGTGAGCTGCCCGTTGCCGCCGGAACGAATTCCCAAATATCAGTTGCTGTACAAAGATGTGTAG
- the LOC109947156 gene encoding SKP1-like protein 1A, with protein sequence MASVEMKKITLKSDDGEIFEVEEAVAMQSQTIKHMMEDDCADGAIPLPNVTSNILAKVIEYCRKHSEEAADGENKEDILKNFTDGENKEDILKKATDGKNKEDILNDWDAEFAKLDQVTLFHLMMTANYLDIKGLLDLIANTVAGMIMGKTPEEIRETFNIKNDFTSEEEKKIREENPWAFE encoded by the coding sequence ATGGCCTCCGttgagatgaagaagataacCCTGAAGAGCGACGACGGTGAGATCTTCGAGGTGGAGGAGGCTGTGGCCATGCAGTCGCAGACCATCAAGCACATGATGGAGGACGATTGTGCTGATGGCGCGATACCTCTGCCGAACGTGACCAGCAACATCCTAGCGAAGGTGATCGAGTACTGCAGGAAGCACAGTGAAGAGGCCGCTGATGGCGAGAACAAAGAGGACATTCTGAAGAACTTCACCGATGGCGAGAACAAAGAGGACATTCTGAAGAAGGCCACCGATGGCAAGAACAAAGAGGACATTCTGAATGACTGGGACGCTGAGTTCGCGAAGCTGGACCAGGTCACTTTGTTTCACCTAATGATGACTGCAAATTATCTCGACATCAAGGGCCTGCTGGATTTGATCGCCAACACTGTGGCGGGCATGATCATGGGAAAGACACCTGAAGAGATCCGTGAGACCTTCAACATCAAGAATGACTTCACATctgaggaagaaaagaagattcGTGAGGAGAACCCGTGGGCATTCGAGTGA